A part of Caretta caretta isolate rCarCar2 chromosome 1, rCarCar1.hap1, whole genome shotgun sequence genomic DNA contains:
- the DPT gene encoding dermatopontin: protein MDLVLLCVFLPLVTVAWGQYGDYNYQPYDYGDNDEWVNVYRQGFNFQCPHGQVIVAVRSTFSKKEGSDRLWNYACMPTPQSLGEPTECWWEEINRAGMQWYQTCSNNGLVAGFQSQYFPAVLDREWQFYCCRYSRKCPYSCSLTAEQPGHYGEDMDMMMYTYDHYIRGATTTFSAVDRDRQWKFIICRMTAFDCQFQNL, encoded by the exons ATGGACCTTGTTCTTCTCTGTGTATTCCTGCCACTGGTGACGGTGGCTTGGGGCCAGTATGGGGATTATAACTATCAACCCTATGACTATGGGGATAATGATGAGTGGGTCAATGTGTATCGTCAGGGCTTCAACTTCCAGTGCCCACATGGCCAGGTGATAGTGGCAGTAAGGAGCACTTTCAGCAAGAAGGAAGGCTCTGACAGACTGTGGAACTATGCATGTATGCCTACGCCCCAGAGTCTTGGGGAACCAACAGAATGCTGGTGGGAAGAGATCAACAGAGCTGGAATGCAATG GTATCAGACCTGTTCAAATAATGGACTAGTGGCAGGGTTCCAGAGCCAGTATTTTCCAGCTGTGCTCGATCGGGAGTGGCAATTTTACTGCTGCCGCTACAGCCGGAAATGCCCATACTCCTGTAG TCTGACAGCAGAGCAGCCGGGACACTATGGAGAAGATATGGACATGATGATGTACACCTATGATCATTACATCCGGGGAGCAACTACTACCTTCTCTGCTGTGGacag GGATCGTCAGTGGAAGTTCATCATCTGCAGGATGACAGCCTTTGACTGTCAATTTCAAAACCTTTAG